Proteins found in one Oryza glaberrima chromosome 4, OglaRS2, whole genome shotgun sequence genomic segment:
- the LOC127769432 gene encoding organic cation/carnitine transporter 7-like has translation MEEDQSATYSVDDALLSSGFGRYQILILSYAGVGLIAEAMEMMLLSFVGPSVQLEWKLTSHQESMITSVVFVGMLIGAYTWGVVSDNYGRRRGFLFTAIVTSGAGFLSAFAPNYVSLISLRFLVGIGLGGGPVLASWFLEFVPAPTRGTWMVVFSAFWTVGTIFEASLAWTVMPKFGWRWLLALSAVPSFVLLLFYVITPESPRFLCMKGRVTEAMDVLEKMARLNNVQLPSGRLVSDKNIELDELSTSESTTLLADAEEDDTIIEDKGSSFGGLSVAKLLSPKLIRATLLLWMTFFGNAFSYYGIVLLTSELSNGNRICAKEEVESIHSNDASLYKNVFISSFAEIPGSFLSAMIVDRIGRKLSMASMLFTSCVFLFPLIFSRTDILTRVSLFGARLCISASFTIVYIYAPEIYPTSVRTTGIGVASSVGRIGGILCPLVAVALVHSCQQTTAILLFELVIFLSGLAVSFFPFETKGCRLNDTEVVMN, from the exons ATGGAGGAGGATCAATCAGCCACGTATAGTGTCGATGACGCGCTTCTGTCATCAGGTTTTGGGAGGTACCAAATATTGATTCTTTCATATGCCGGGGTCGGCTTGATTGCAGAAGCAATGGAGATGATGCTACTATCATTTGTTGGTCCATCAGTACAGTTAGAATGGAAGCTTACTTCACATCAGGAAAGCATGATTACAAGCGTTGTTTTTGTTGGAATGCTAATAGGAGCTTACACTTGGGGTGTAGTTTCAGACAACTACGGAAGGAG GAGAGGATTTCTCTTTACCGCCATCGTGACTAGTGGAGCTGGATTCCTCAGTGCTTTTGCACCTAACTATGTGTCACTAATTTCTCTAAGATTTCTAGTTGGTATTGGATTGGGAGGGGGACCTGTCCTTGCATCTTGGTTCTTGGAATTTGTTCCTGCTCCAACTAGAGGAACTTGGATGGTAGTATTTTCTGCCTTTTGGACTGTTGGGACCATCTTCGAGGCTTCTCTTGCTTGG ACAGTAATGCCCAAATTTGGCTGGAGGTGGTTGCTAGCATTATCTGCTGTCCCATCTTTCGTCCTGCTTTTATTTTATGTTATTACACCAGAGTCACCAAGGTTCCTATGCATGAAAGGCAGAGTAACAGAAGCCATGGATGTACTGGAGAAAATGGCTAGATTGAACAATGTACAGCTCCCCTCTGGAAGGCTTGTATCTGACAAAAACATTGAGCTAGATGAACTTTCAACATCTGAGTCTACAACACTTCTTGCTGATGCTGAAGAAGATGACACCATCATTGAAGACAAAGGTTCCAGTTTTGGAGGTTTGTCCGTCGCAAAGCTGCTGTCGCCAAAATTGATACGTGCAACTCTGCTCCTGTGGATGACTTTCTTTGGAAATGCATTTTCCTATTATGGAATTGTTCTGCTCACATCGGAGTTAAGTAACGGTAATAGGATATGTGCAAAAGAGGAGGTTGAATCCATACACTCAAATGATGCAAGCTTATACAAAAACGTTTTTATATCTAGCTTTGCAG AGATTCCAGGATCATTTTTGTCAGCCATGATTGTGGATAGGATTGGTAGAAAGCTGTCAATGGCATCAATGCTCTTCACAAGCTGTGTTTTCTTATTCCCACTAATTTTCTCCCGAACGGATATACTAACAAGAGTCTCCCTATTTGGAGCCCGGCTTTGCATATCTGCTAGCTTTACAATTGTATACATATATGCTCCAGAG ATTTACCCAACCTCTGTCAGAACAACCGGAATTGGCGTGGCGAGCTCTGTAGGTAGGATTGGAGGCATCCTCTGTCCTCTCGTCGCTGTTGCTCTAGTACACAGCTGCCAGCAGACGACAGCGATCCTTCTCTTTGAGCTTGTAATCTTCCTCTCCGGGTTGGCTGTCTCATTTTTCCCTTTTGAGACAAAAGGCTGTAGACTTAACGACACCGAAGTCGTTATGAATTGA
- the LOC127770180 gene encoding serine/threonine-protein kinase STY13-like — translation MVEGPKFAGMMGGVVGGAGGHDDIGGNFCDMAYYRKLGESSNMSIDSLNSLQTSTHGGGSVAMSVDNSSVGSSDSHTRMLNHPGLRGHVAANYSVGHSIFRPGRVSHALSEDALARALMDPRYPTETLKDYEEWTIDLGKLHMGMPFAQGAFGKLYKGTYNGEDVAIKLLERPEADPERAGLMEQQFVQEVMMLATLRHPNIVKFIGACRKPMVWCIVTEYAKGGSVRQFLMKRQNRSVPLKLAVKQALDVARGMAYVHALGFIHRDLKSDNLLISGDKSIKIADFGVARIEVKTEGMTPETGTYRWMAPEMIQHRPYDQKVDVYSFGIVLWELITGMLPFANMTAVQAAFAVVNKGVRPAIPQDCLPVLSEIMTRCWDPNPDVRPPFTEVVRMLEHAEVVILSTVRKARFRCCISQPMTTD, via the exons atggtggAAGGCCCCAAGTTCGCCGGCATGAtgggcggcgtcgtcggcggcgccggcggccatgaCGACATTGGTGGGAATTTCTGCGACATGGCGTACTACCGGAAGCTCGGGGAGAGCTCCAACATGTCGATCGATAGCCTCAATAGCCTGCAGACCAGCACGCATGGCGGTGGCTCCGTGGCAATGTCGGTGGATAACAGCAGCGTCGGGTCTAGTGATTCCCACACCAGGATGCTCAACCACCCGGGCCTCAGGGGGCATGTCGCAGCCAATTACTCGGTTGGGCACAGCATTTTCCGCCCCGGGCGGGTGTCGCATGCGTTGAGTGAGGATGCGCTTGCACGGGCATTGATGGACCCGAGGTACCCGACCGAGACGCTCAAGGATTACGAGGAGTGGACGATCGATTTGGGTAAGCTCCACATGGGGATGCCCTTTGCGCAGGGTGCATTTGGGAAGCTATACAAGGGCACCTACAATGGGGAGGATGTTGCCATCAAGCTTTTGGAGAGGCCAGAGGCGGATCCGGAGAGAGCCGGGCTAATGGAACAACAGTTTGTGCAAGAAGTTATGATGCTTGCAACTTTGAGGCATCCCAACATAGTTAAATTTATTGGGGCATGCAGGAAGCCGATGGTTTGGTGCATTGTGACAGAGTATGCAAAGGGTGGCTCAGTTAGGCAGTTTCTGATGAAGAGGCAGAACAGGTCAGTTCCATTAAAGCTTGCTGTGAAGCAAGCCTTGGATGTTGCAAGGGGCATGGCCTACGTCCATGCTCTTGGGTTCATTCACAGGGACCTCAAGTCAGATAATCTCTTGATTTCTGGCGATAAATCGATTAAGATAGCAGACTTTGGAGTTGCCAGGATTGAAGTCAAAACCGAGGGGATGACACCTGAAACAGGAACCTATCGTTGGATGGCCCC AGAAATGATTCAGCACAGGCCATATGACCAGAAAGTAGATGTCTATAGCTTTGGCATTGTTCTATGGGAGCTCATTACTGGCATGCTCCCTTTCGCTAACATGACAGCAGTACAAGCTGCATTTGCTGTGGTGAACAAGGGTGTCCGTCCAGCCATACCACAGGACTGCTTGCCTGTTCTCAGTGAGATCATGACAAGGTGCTGGGATCCAAACCCTGATGTTCGCCCTCCATTCACCGAAGTAGTTAGGATGCTGGAGCATGCTGAGGTGGTGATCCTGAGCACAGTCCGCAAGGCCCGATTTCGGTGCTGCATCTCCCAACCGATGACAACTGATTGA
- the LOC127771194 gene encoding uncharacterized protein LOC127771194, with product MYNGIGLQTARGSGTNGYVQTNKFFIKPRSSSAGGPPRAAPAPGFDDAGGGLGGMRKPNKEILEHDRKRQVELRLLLLRDALEEQGYTEGEIEERVEEARKEAEIEAAAAAAAEEEGRGAGRQPLPGKGFSDTQSHHVAARKEKQLETLRAALGLDVDDKAKKNADVESDVESGELVPGKEYEGLEIDGPEDGKTLKDDRRHAKKGKKDKGSDAKSHGKSSRKIKLGHDSDSDHDDNNKKKKNSRYGSEDDSEAKYDEKKHSKHLKNSRHDTDDDSESDHKNAKCKKSSRHDSESDSESDHKNARRGKSSRHDSESDSDGDYGKRTTKHGKNDRDERKKRPATISRRHDSEDEKPRKGKRMDDSDTDSEGDGSFSESDSDYDRKKKKSTNSSRNESKDDKPRRKAPKDKYSDGPGSGSDSDHGGKSKYSKISRRDSELQSRKDAENQSEFASDGYGEKKPVKIPYNDLKDDKPSSKVVRKDRYSDESETDSETYVKKKKNLPKSYHHSDKPAQRGKEKEENSGKNVDKRKRHDTDSDSDSHARERKRHLDARASLAAQKKRSVTSSSESSESSDYSSSSDSESDVSSDSREDRKSARQLKHDELERKKRSQDEKRKELEKQKQEEERKELDRQKQREEERKAKELEKQKQREEERKALEKQKQGERDGERYERDHEGRKGENDVERDYKRKVGEDRYDPSRRQDEDRYDPNRRHDEDRYDPNRRHEEHGRRRNRDFDSRDPKRSRHDSYHHSRRDYEQRYSRDEYRDRRHR from the exons atgtacAACGGCATCGGTCTCCAGACCGCGCGGGGGTCGGGCACGAATGGGTACGTGCAGACCAACAAGTTCTTCATCAAGccgcggtcgtcgtcggcgggcGGGCCcccgagggcggcgccggccccggggttcgacgacgccggcgggggCCTCGGCGGGATGCGGAAGCCGAACAAGGAGATCCTGGAGCACGACCGGAAGCGGCAGGTGGAGCTGCGGCTGCTCCTGCTGAGGGACGCGCTCGAGGAGCAGGGGTACACGGAGGGGGAGATCGAGGAGCGCGTCGAGGAGGCGCGCAAGGAGGCCGAGAtcgaggccgcggcggccgcggccgccgaggaggaaggacgcggcgcggggcggcagcCACTCCCGGGCAAAGG TTTTTCAGACACACAAAGCCACCACGTTGCTGCAAGGAAGGAGAAGCAGCTTGAGACGCTGAGGGCTGCTCTTGGTTTGGATGTTGATGATAAAGCGAAGAAGAACGCTGATGTAGAAAGTGATGTGGAATCTGGGGAGCTTGTTCCTGGGAAGGAGTATGAAGGTTTGGAAATAGATGGGCCAGAAGATGGCAAGACTTTAAAGGATGACAGAAGGCATGCAAAGAAGGGTAAGAAGGATAAAGGGAGTGATGCAAAGAGTCATGGCAAAAGTTCTAGGAAGATTAAACTTGGTCATGATTCAGATTCAGATCATGATGataacaacaagaagaagaagaattctCGCTATGGTTCAGAAGATGATTCTGAGGCTAAATATGATGAAAAGAAGCACAGTAAACACTTGAAGAATTCTCGCCATGATACAGATGATGATTCTGAGAGTGACCATAAGAATGCAAAGTGTAAAAAGAGCTCTCGCCATGATTCAGAGTCTGATTCTGAGAGTGATCATAAGAATGCAAGGCGTGGAAAGAGCTCTCGCCATGATTCAGAGTCTGATTCAGATGGTGATTATGGCAAGAGGACAACAAAACATGGCAAGAACGATCGTgatgagagaaagaaaaggccTGCCACGATCTCTCGCCGACATGACTCAGAAGATGAAAAGCCTAGAAAGGGTAAGCGCATGGATGATTCAGATACTGACTCGGAGGGTGATGGTTCGTTCAGTGAGTCGGACAGCGACTATGatcggaagaagaagaaatctaCAAATAGTTCTCGCAATGAATCTAAAGATGATAAGCCCCGAAGAAAGGCTCCTAAGGACAAGTATTCTGATGGCCCAGGAAGTGGCTCAGACAGTGATCATGGTGGAAAATCAAAGTATTCAAAGATTTCTCGCCGTGATTCTGAACTTCAGTCCCGAAAGGATGCTGAAAATCAAAGTGAGTTTGCTAGCGATGGCTATGGAGAGAAGAAACCTGTTAAGATCCCATACAATGACTTGAAAGATGACAAGCCAAGCAGCAAGGTTGTTCGGAAGGACCGGTACAGTGATGAATCAGAGACTGATTCAGAAACTTATgttaagaaaaagaagaatCTTCCGAAGTCCTATCACCATAGCGATAAACCAGCACAAAGAGgtaaagaaaaggaagagaacTCTGGAAAGAATGTTGATAAGCGCAAGAGGCATGATACTGATTCTGATTCAGATAGCCATGCTCGTGAAAGGAAAAGACACCTTGATGCACGGGCGAGTTTGGCTGcccaaaagaaaagaagtgTGACTAGCTCAAGTGAGAGTTCAGAGAGTTCAGATTACAGCAGTAGCAGTGATAGTGAATCAGATGTGAGTTCTGACAGCCGCGAGGATAGGAAATCAGCAAGACAGTTGAAGCATGATGAGttagagagaaagaaaaggagtcAAGACGAGAAGAGAAAGGAGCTAGAGAAGCAAAAgcaggaggaagagagaaaagagctgGACAGGCAGAAgcagagggaggaagagagaaaggcTAAAGAGCTtgagaagcagaagcagagggaggaagagagaaaggcaTTGGAGAAGCAGAAGCAGGGGGAGAGGGACGGAGAGAGATATGAGCGTGACCATGAGGGGAGGAAAGGCGAAAATGATGTTGAAAGAGACTACAAAAGAAAAGTTGGAGAAGATAGGTATGATCCAAGCAGGAGGCAGGATGAGGATAGGTATGATCCAAACAGGAGACATGATGAAGATAGGTATGATCCAAATAGGAGGCATGAAGAACATGGTCGACGAAGAAATAGAGATTTTGATAGCCGTGATCCGAAAAGGTCTAGACATGATTCTTATCATCATTCTCGAAGGGACTATGAACAGCGTTATTCTAGAGATGAATATAGAGACAGGAGGCATCGTTGA